One window of Trichoderma breve strain T069 chromosome 3, whole genome shotgun sequence genomic DNA carries:
- a CDS encoding prefoldin subunit domain-containing protein, protein MSISNEALQKLALEIESQAVAAQQQIGMVRSQIAGKQREQRLLRLTISELQSFPSNSVVYEGVGKMFVSLPPNTLHEKLQRQMQDLDGDVDRLNQRLLYLETTHKNSREHIEQILRTR, encoded by the exons ATGTCTATATCTAATGAAGCTCTGCAAAAG CTGGCACTCGAGATCGAGTCGCAGGCCGTCGCAGCGCAACAACAAATCGGCATGGTTCGAAGTCAAATCGCAGGCAAACAGCGAGAACAACGCCTACTGCGATTAACTATTAGCGAATTACAAAGCTTTCCGAGCAATTCTGTTGTTTATGAAGGCGTAGGGAAAAT GtttgtttctcttcctccgAATACTTTGCACGAGAAATTACAACGCCAGATGCAGGatcttgatggtgatgttgatcgACTGAACCAAAGATTGCTGTATCTCGAGACGACACACAAGAACAGCCGAGAGCATATTGAACAGATACTACGTACTCGATAA
- a CDS encoding ribosomal protein l11 methyltransferase (PrmA) domain-containing protein: MSARSESGSSSATSDVSDEGEWLDVENDEESITIVSLFDSQTFSSWNEMLDSCKKHHDFDFIATIKNLQLDFHGAVKLVNYIRSRVRDQQPVAKNLTLADFEDDGYFKPVLENDALIVSLDEILDSDLVKADTTASQLDSSQGELLAQKQALEAELESVRTQFSNYRLAVQETLDRRWGDDTEQSPAKGAAKGDRGNYYFESYAYNDIHETMLKDTVRTDAYRDFIYNNKHIFKGKVVLDIGCGSGILSMFCAKAGAARVIAVDNSDIIKKATENIFNNGLSDIITCVKGAIEEVKLPVDEVDIIPDGLLVPSSGTIWMAPIQDTEYMSEHISYWRDVYGFDMKAMQEGIYDDVRVEAMPQNTLCGEPYPFKVLDLHTIKPEELSFTARWESEPVPEPMTTPEVFVKAKNGNVAFTTGPSGIVTHWKQGLLLVPPENSPSKLELPEIISGQITFAALEENARALRIDVTCSSESKEGKKWSWKLE, translated from the exons ATGAGTGCGAGATCAGAATCCgggtcgtcgtcggccaCTTCCGACGTATCGGATGAGGGAGAATGGCTTGACGTTGAGAACGATGAAGAATCCATCACTATTGTTTCCCTGTTCGACTCGCAGACATTCTCTAGCTGGAATGAGATGCTCGATAGCTGCAAAAAGCATCACGACTTCGACTTTATTGCCACCATTAAAAATCTCCAGCTCGATTTCCATGGCGCGGTGAAGCTTGTCAATTATATTCGCAGCCGAGTCCGGGATCAGCAGCCCGTAGCGAAAAACCTAACCCTTGCAGACTTTGAGGACGACGGTTACTTTAAGCCTGTCCTCGAGAATGATGCACTTATCGTGTCTTTGGATGAGATTCTCGACAGCGACCTGGTCAAGGCCGACACCACTGCGAGTCAGTTGGACAGCTCTCAGGGGGAGCTGTTGGCGCAGAAGCAAGCTCTggaggctgagctggaatCCGTCCGGACTCAGTTTTCAAACTATCGGCTTGCTGTTCAGGAAACGTTGGATCGTCGATGGGGAGATGACACGGAGCAGAGCCCAGCGAAGGGTGCTGCCAAGGGCGATCGTGGAAACTATTATTTTGAATCCTACGCCTACAACG ATATCCATGAAACCATGCTGAAGGACACGGTCAGAACTGATGCTTACCGTGACTTCATTTACAACAACAAGCACATCTTCAAGGGCAAGGTTGTGCTCGATATTGGCTGCGGCTCAG GAATTTTGAGCATGTTCTGCGCAAAGGCTGGCGCAGCTCGAGTTATTGCTGTCGATAATTCAGACATCATTAAGAAAGCTACTGAAAATATCTTCAACAATGGCCTTTCTGACATCATCACCTGTGTCAAAGGTGCTATCGAGGAGGTCAAGCTGCCTGTTGACGAGGTCGACATCATT CCTGATGGCCTACTGGTTCCCAGTTCTGGCACCATTTGGATGGCGCCCATCCAGGATACGGAGTATATGTCAGAACACATATCTTATTGGAGAGACGTCTATGGATTCGATATGAAGGCTATGCAGGAAGGTATTTACGATGACGTTAGGGTCGAAGCAATGCCCCAAAACACTCTCTGCGGAGAACCATACCCCTTCAAGGTACTCGACCTCCACACAATAAAGCCTGAGGAGCTATCCTTCACAGCTAGATGGGA AAGTGAGCCCGTGCCAGAGCCCATGACGACTCCCGAAGTGTTCGTGAAGGCGAAGAATGGCAACGTCGCATTCACAACCGGCCCCTCTGGCATTGTGACTCATTGGAAGCAAGGGCTGCTTTTGGTGCCACCAGAAAACTCGCCTTCCAAGCTGGAGTTGCCAGAGATAATCTCCGGGCAGATTACTTTTGCAGCCCTTGAGGAGAATGCTAGAGCATTGAGAATCGATGTCACATGTTCCTCGGAAAGcaaagaagggaagaaatggTCCTGGAAGTTGGAGTAG